In one Umezawaea sp. Da 62-37 genomic region, the following are encoded:
- a CDS encoding M20/M25/M40 family metallo-hydrolase produces MAEDVVDLCASLIRIDTTNRGGGDAVGEREAAEFVAGHLSALGVEPTLLEPAPRRTNVVARVPGSDPALPALLVQAHLDVVPADPTEWTVHPFSGELRDGYLWGRGAVDMKDMVAMVLSVLTTWSREGRGPRRDVVLAFVADEEDQGEFGAQWLVDHHQTLFADCAAAISESGGYSYRVGDKRVYPVGTAERGTSHLKLTARGRAGHGSRRNDDNAVVTLANALSRLAAYRHPVRLTPAVRAFIERTGAALGVEVDLDDVDGTLARFGPAGALAESTVRNSTTPTMLSAGYKVNVIPGTATAQVDVRTLPGTVDELMTTIDSLIGPNVTREYLEHTPPVQAPIDSPWFEAMADALRSEDPEAIVVPYCMGGGTDAKAFSTLGIDCYGFAPLLLPEGFDYRAMAHGVDERVPVEGLRFGARVLDHLLSG; encoded by the coding sequence ATGGCTGAGGACGTCGTCGACCTGTGCGCGTCGCTGATCAGGATCGACACCACCAACCGGGGTGGCGGCGACGCCGTGGGCGAACGCGAGGCCGCCGAGTTCGTGGCCGGGCACCTCTCGGCGCTCGGCGTCGAGCCGACCCTGCTGGAGCCCGCGCCGCGCCGCACGAACGTGGTGGCCCGCGTCCCCGGCTCCGACCCGGCGCTGCCCGCGCTGCTGGTGCAGGCGCACCTGGACGTGGTGCCCGCCGACCCCACCGAGTGGACCGTCCACCCGTTCTCCGGCGAGCTGCGCGACGGCTACCTGTGGGGGCGCGGCGCGGTCGACATGAAGGACATGGTCGCGATGGTGCTCTCGGTGCTGACGACCTGGTCGCGCGAGGGCAGGGGGCCGCGGCGCGACGTCGTGCTGGCGTTCGTCGCCGACGAGGAGGACCAGGGCGAGTTCGGCGCGCAGTGGCTCGTCGACCACCACCAGACCCTGTTCGCCGACTGCGCCGCCGCCATCAGCGAGTCCGGCGGCTACTCCTACCGGGTCGGCGACAAGCGCGTCTACCCCGTCGGCACGGCCGAGCGCGGCACCTCCCACCTCAAGCTCACCGCCCGCGGCCGCGCGGGCCACGGGTCGCGCCGCAACGACGACAACGCCGTCGTCACCCTCGCCAACGCCCTGTCCCGCCTGGCCGCCTACCGGCACCCGGTGCGGCTGACGCCTGCGGTGCGGGCGTTCATCGAGCGCACCGGCGCGGCACTGGGCGTGGAGGTCGACCTCGACGACGTCGACGGCACCCTGGCCAGGTTCGGGCCCGCGGGCGCGCTGGCGGAGTCGACGGTCCGCAACAGCACCACCCCGACCATGCTGTCGGCCGGGTACAAGGTCAACGTCATCCCCGGCACGGCGACGGCGCAGGTCGACGTGCGGACGCTGCCGGGAACGGTGGACGAGCTGATGACCACCATCGACTCCCTCATCGGCCCGAACGTCACCCGCGAGTACCTGGAGCACACGCCGCCGGTGCAGGCCCCGATCGATTCGCCGTGGTTCGAGGCGATGGCCGACGCGCTGCGGTCGGAGGATCCGGAGGCGATCGTGGTGCCGTACTGCATGGGGGGCGGGACGGACGCGAAGGCGTTCAGCACGTTGGGGATCGATTGCTACGGGTTCGCGCCGTTGTTGTTGCCGGAGGGGTTCGATTACCGGGCGATGGCGCATGGGGTGGATGAGCGGGTGCCGGTGGAAGGGCTGCGGTTCGGGGCGCGGGTTTTGGATCATTTGCTGTCGGGGTGA
- a CDS encoding M55 family metallopeptidase, whose amino-acid sequence MRIMISADMEGATGVTCPADVEPGTEQWQRFRRLFTGDVNATIAGLATDVLVNEAHSSQRNLLLEDLDTRARMLTGRHKPLSMMQGIDSGVHGVVFLGYHTGAGEDGVLAHTYLENSITQVRLDGVPASEGRLNAAVAAEHGVPVLLVTGDDKTCEDAADYAPRAELVAVKECVSRYAAICDPPEITAERITAAAKRAVRRAGRAEAVTGEHWIEVDFDATHLAHAAAVIPTVELIGVRTVGFDAATMTDAMKAFKIVTNIAAYAMEDVYG is encoded by the coding sequence ATGCGGATCATGATCTCGGCGGACATGGAAGGCGCCACGGGCGTCACCTGCCCCGCCGACGTCGAGCCCGGTACCGAGCAGTGGCAGCGCTTCCGCCGCCTGTTCACCGGCGACGTCAACGCCACCATCGCCGGGCTCGCGACGGACGTGCTGGTCAACGAAGCCCACTCCTCCCAGCGCAACCTCCTGCTGGAGGACTTGGACACGCGTGCCCGCATGCTCACCGGCCGTCACAAACCGCTGTCGATGATGCAGGGTATCGACAGCGGTGTTCATGGTGTGGTGTTCCTCGGTTACCACACCGGAGCGGGTGAGGACGGGGTGCTGGCCCACACCTACCTGGAGAACTCGATCACCCAGGTGCGCCTGGACGGGGTCCCCGCCAGCGAGGGCAGGCTCAACGCCGCCGTGGCGGCGGAGCACGGGGTCCCGGTGCTGCTGGTGACCGGCGACGACAAGACGTGCGAGGACGCCGCCGACTACGCCCCGCGGGCGGAACTGGTGGCGGTGAAGGAGTGCGTCAGCCGCTACGCCGCCATCTGCGACCCGCCCGAGATCACCGCCGAGCGCATCACCGCCGCGGCGAAACGGGCCGTCCGCCGGGCCGGGCGGGCCGAGGCGGTGACCGGCGAGCACTGGATCGAGGTGGACTTCGACGCCACCCACCTGGCCCACGCCGCGGCGGTCATCCCTACGGTTGAGCTCATCGGTGTCCGCACGGTCGGGTTCGACGCGGCCACCATGACCGACGCGATGAAGGCGTTCAAGATCGTCACCAACATCGCGGCGTACGCGATGGAGGATGTGTATGGCTGA
- a CDS encoding ABC transporter substrate-binding protein: MRRLGSVVGAVGLVALPLAPAAHAQQPVTLRVAIIQQVDSLNPFLAAYQASTEVGRLMYDYLTAYDAKDQRPVEGVAKSWEKSADDLTWTFTVPDGKKWSDGQPITAKDVGFTYNLMMTDKDAATANGSFVANFESVTVPDDRTVVIKTKAPQASMLALDIPIVPEHVWKGVGKIADYKNDVTPSVSSGPFVLSEYRANEFIKFKANKEYWRGAPKYDELHFVYYKTVDAAVQALDKGELDLVNRLGPAQFDSLKDKSGVTLNKAQGRRFNELVLNSGAATKTGEPIGDGHPALKDVKVRQAIAKAIDQDAIIERVNGGYAEPGTGPIPPVFPDFHLTPAKPRAFDPAAANTELDQAGYPKGSDGIRVGADGKPLKLRLTGHTSRAYDEQAGEYIKSSLADIGIAVDVQLVADTLLDEQGVAGKFDLIFSGWGTNPDPDFILSLHTCGSRPESATTPGTTDTFFCDKTYDELYAKQGAELDPAKRSELVKQMQQRFYDEVPAIILGHDNALEAFRGDTFQSFSIQPDPGGVIMAQNGVWGYYGAVPVAAAGTASSGPSTWLVVGIVVVVLLVGGGVLLLAKRRGATAGERE; the protein is encoded by the coding sequence ATGCGACGTCTGGGTTCGGTCGTGGGGGCGGTGGGTCTGGTGGCGTTGCCACTGGCCCCGGCGGCCCACGCGCAGCAGCCCGTCACCCTGAGGGTGGCCATCATCCAGCAGGTCGACTCGCTCAACCCGTTCCTCGCCGCGTACCAGGCGAGCACCGAGGTCGGACGGCTGATGTACGACTACCTGACCGCCTACGACGCGAAGGACCAGCGTCCCGTGGAGGGGGTGGCGAAGTCGTGGGAGAAGTCGGCGGACGACCTGACGTGGACGTTCACCGTCCCGGACGGCAAGAAGTGGTCCGACGGCCAGCCGATCACGGCCAAGGACGTCGGGTTCACCTACAACCTGATGATGACCGACAAGGACGCCGCCACCGCCAACGGCAGCTTCGTGGCGAACTTCGAGTCGGTGACCGTGCCCGACGACCGGACGGTCGTGATCAAGACAAAGGCGCCGCAGGCGAGCATGCTGGCGCTGGACATCCCGATCGTGCCCGAGCACGTGTGGAAGGGCGTCGGCAAGATCGCCGACTACAAGAACGACGTGACGCCGAGCGTGAGCAGCGGCCCGTTCGTCCTGTCGGAGTACCGGGCCAACGAGTTCATCAAGTTCAAGGCGAACAAGGAGTACTGGCGGGGCGCCCCGAAGTACGACGAGCTGCACTTCGTCTACTACAAGACCGTGGACGCGGCGGTGCAGGCGCTGGACAAGGGCGAGCTGGACCTGGTCAACCGATTGGGGCCGGCGCAGTTCGACTCGCTCAAGGACAAGTCCGGCGTCACGCTGAACAAGGCACAGGGCAGGCGCTTCAACGAGCTGGTGCTCAACTCCGGCGCCGCCACGAAGACCGGTGAGCCGATCGGCGACGGGCACCCGGCGCTCAAGGACGTGAAGGTGCGCCAGGCGATCGCGAAGGCGATCGACCAGGACGCGATCATCGAGCGGGTCAACGGCGGGTACGCCGAGCCCGGCACCGGACCCATCCCGCCGGTGTTCCCTGACTTCCACCTCACCCCGGCGAAGCCGCGCGCGTTCGACCCGGCCGCGGCGAACACCGAACTGGATCAGGCCGGATACCCGAAGGGTTCGGACGGGATCCGGGTGGGCGCCGACGGCAAGCCGCTGAAGCTCCGGTTGACCGGGCACACCAGCCGCGCCTACGACGAGCAGGCGGGCGAGTACATCAAGAGCTCGCTGGCCGACATCGGCATCGCGGTGGACGTGCAGCTGGTGGCGGACACGCTGCTCGACGAGCAGGGCGTCGCGGGCAAGTTCGACCTGATCTTCTCCGGCTGGGGCACCAACCCCGACCCGGACTTCATCCTGTCGCTGCACACCTGCGGCTCGCGGCCGGAGTCGGCGACCACGCCCGGCACGACCGACACGTTCTTCTGCGACAAGACCTACGACGAGCTGTACGCGAAGCAGGGCGCCGAGCTGGACCCGGCCAAGCGGTCGGAGCTGGTCAAGCAGATGCAGCAGCGCTTCTACGACGAGGTCCCGGCGATCATCCTGGGCCACGACAACGCGCTGGAGGCCTTCCGCGGCGACACGTTCCAGAGCTTCTCGATCCAGCCCGACCCCGGTGGCGTGATCATGGCGCAGAACGGTGTGTGGGGGTACTACGGCGCGGTCCCCGTGGCCGCGGCCGGTACGGCCTCCTCGGGGCCGAGCACGTGGCTGGTAGTCGGCATCGTGGTCGTGGTCCTGTTGGTGGGCGGCGGCGTGCTGCTGCTGGCCAAGCGGCGCGGCGCGACCGCCGGAGAGCGTGAGTGA
- a CDS encoding ABC transporter permease has product MTVAPLVESSPRRGGSGLLRHVAGKVGGALASLAAVVVLGFFLFRLIPGDPTVTMTRGRQVDEAQIAELRALHGYDRPILEQFGKYVGGLLHGDMGTSLFYRRTVAELIGERVGPTLLLVGTSTLIAVTLGLWLGIRGAWRRDSAFDRASTGVALVGWAMPAFWLGMLLSMVTGDLFPSGGMRFSSTPPGFWPQALDVAHHMVLPCLTLIAVVYAQYQLVMRSSLLEEMNADYLTTARAKGLRDDQVRRKHAVPNALLPTVTLVFLHIGLVVTGAITVETVFSWPGLGLLTYEALAGPDLPLLQGTFVVLAGSVIVMNVLADLLYQVLDPRVRAS; this is encoded by the coding sequence GTGACCGTCGCACCCCTGGTCGAGTCGTCCCCGCGACGTGGCGGCAGCGGTCTGCTGCGCCACGTCGCGGGGAAGGTCGGCGGCGCCCTGGCCAGCCTCGCGGCCGTGGTGGTGCTGGGGTTCTTCCTGTTCCGGCTGATCCCCGGCGACCCGACGGTCACGATGACGCGGGGTCGGCAGGTCGACGAGGCGCAGATCGCCGAGCTGCGGGCGCTGCACGGCTACGACCGGCCGATCCTGGAGCAGTTCGGCAAGTACGTCGGCGGCCTGCTGCACGGCGACATGGGCACCTCGCTGTTCTACCGGCGCACGGTGGCCGAGCTGATCGGTGAACGGGTCGGGCCGACGCTGCTGCTGGTCGGCACCTCGACGCTGATCGCGGTGACGCTGGGGCTGTGGCTGGGCATCCGCGGGGCGTGGCGGCGCGACAGCGCGTTCGACCGGGCGTCCACGGGTGTGGCGCTGGTCGGGTGGGCGATGCCCGCGTTCTGGCTGGGCATGCTGCTGTCGATGGTGACCGGCGACCTGTTCCCCAGCGGCGGGATGCGGTTCTCCAGCACCCCGCCGGGGTTCTGGCCGCAGGCGCTCGACGTCGCGCACCACATGGTGCTGCCGTGCCTGACCCTGATCGCGGTGGTCTACGCGCAGTACCAGCTGGTGATGCGGTCCTCGCTGCTGGAGGAGATGAACGCCGACTACCTGACGACCGCGCGGGCCAAGGGTCTGCGCGACGACCAGGTGCGGCGCAAGCACGCGGTGCCCAACGCGCTGCTGCCCACGGTGACGCTGGTGTTCCTGCACATCGGCCTGGTCGTGACCGGCGCGATCACCGTGGAGACGGTGTTCTCCTGGCCCGGCCTCGGCCTGTTGACCTACGAGGCGCTCGCCGGACCGGACCTGCCCCTGTTGCAGGGCACGTTCGTGGTGCTCGCGGGCTCGGTGATCGTGATGAACGTGCTGGCCGACCTGCTCTACCAGGTCCTCGACCCGAGGGTGCGTGCGTCGTGA
- a CDS encoding ABC transporter permease: MTSIVWQRRRTAVASTWRQFTRNRGGLAGLVVLGVVVVLALLAPLVTDATGLDVTRATGQRWQTPSAEFWFGTDHTGRSVLLLTWWGSRISLLIGLTATVLSVAIGTLVGVTAAHFGGWLSAGLMWVTNFFLVLPSLVLAIALSTVLPRGVGTIVLAIGVTSWASTARLVRAQTLSVEARPFIERAKVLGGGHVHVIGRHVLPAVLPLVFVNTTLTVANAIVAEATLSFLGLGDPSMVSWGSMLRAANLHGAVSQRAWWFLLPPGLGVVVIVLAFTLVGRALETVLNPRLRGDR; this comes from the coding sequence GTGACGAGCATCGTGTGGCAGCGCCGCCGGACGGCGGTCGCCTCGACGTGGCGGCAGTTCACCCGCAACCGCGGCGGCCTGGCGGGCCTGGTGGTGCTCGGTGTGGTCGTGGTGCTGGCACTGCTCGCACCGCTGGTCACCGACGCGACCGGCCTGGACGTCACCAGGGCGACCGGGCAGCGGTGGCAGACGCCCAGCGCGGAGTTCTGGTTCGGCACCGACCACACCGGCCGGTCGGTCCTGCTGCTCACGTGGTGGGGCAGCCGGATCTCGCTGCTGATCGGGCTGACCGCGACCGTGCTGTCGGTGGCGATCGGCACCCTGGTCGGCGTGACGGCCGCGCACTTCGGCGGGTGGCTGTCGGCCGGGCTGATGTGGGTGACGAACTTCTTCCTGGTCCTGCCCTCGCTGGTGCTCGCCATCGCGCTGTCCACGGTCCTGCCCAGGGGCGTCGGCACGATCGTGCTGGCCATCGGCGTGACGTCGTGGGCGTCGACCGCGCGGCTGGTGCGGGCGCAGACGCTGAGCGTGGAGGCGCGGCCGTTCATCGAGCGCGCCAAGGTCCTCGGCGGCGGGCACGTGCACGTGATCGGCCGCCACGTGCTGCCCGCGGTGCTGCCGCTGGTGTTCGTGAACACGACGCTGACGGTCGCCAACGCGATCGTGGCGGAGGCGACCCTGTCGTTCCTGGGACTGGGCGACCCGTCGATGGTGTCGTGGGGGTCGATGCTGCGCGCGGCGAACCTGCACGGCGCGGTGTCGCAGCGGGCGTGGTGGTTCCTGCTGCCGCCCGGTCTGGGCGTGGTGGTGATCGTGCTGGCGTTCACGCTGGTGGGGCGGGCGCTGGAGACGGTGCTGAACCCGAGGTTGAGGGGAGACCGGTGA
- the nikE gene encoding ABC transporter ATP-binding protein codes for MSPLLELRGLGVHYRTDRGEVAAVKDVDLVLEAGQTLGLAGESGCGKSTVAMSVLRLLPKSARVEGEILLDGEDVMTMSWGRLRAVRWAQASVVFQGAMHALNPVQRVGDQIAEPIRLHGGKARVADLLDQVELPAAKARSYPHELSGGQKQRIMIAMALACDPRLVIADEPTTALDVIVQAQVLGVLSRLVAEQGIGLVMISHDLSVLASTCDRLVVMRHGGIVEEGPARQVITSPTHPHTRALAAAFPVVGDPAFRQVEPDEVRESTPLLRAEGLTVDYHGRGGVVHAVKGVDLEIGSGEIVALVGESGSGKTTTARTLLGLRTPTAGRVLFEGQELPRSAKGLREYRRQVQLVLQDPTSALNPRHSVYESVAEGLRIHKVPGDEAELVADALAKAELRPPESFFPVLPHELSGGQRQRVVIAGALALGPRLLVADEPVASLDASVRGEILALLLRLRRELGLAALIITHDLGLAWSIADRVAVMHEGVLVEQGSVEQVLLDPRHDYTRRLLAAVPSTTP; via the coding sequence GTGAGCCCGCTGCTGGAACTGCGCGGTCTGGGTGTGCACTACCGCACCGACCGCGGTGAGGTCGCCGCCGTCAAGGACGTCGACCTCGTCCTGGAGGCCGGTCAGACGCTCGGGCTGGCGGGGGAGTCGGGGTGCGGCAAGTCGACCGTGGCGATGTCGGTGCTGCGGCTGCTGCCGAAGTCCGCTCGCGTTGAGGGGGAGATCCTGCTCGACGGCGAGGACGTCATGACCATGTCGTGGGGCCGTCTGCGGGCGGTGCGGTGGGCCCAGGCGTCGGTGGTGTTCCAGGGCGCCATGCACGCGCTCAACCCCGTGCAGCGCGTCGGCGACCAGATCGCCGAACCGATCCGGCTGCACGGCGGCAAGGCCCGCGTGGCCGACCTGCTCGACCAGGTGGAGTTGCCCGCGGCGAAGGCGCGCTCGTACCCGCACGAGCTGTCCGGCGGGCAGAAGCAGCGGATCATGATCGCGATGGCGCTGGCGTGCGACCCGCGGCTGGTGATCGCCGACGAGCCGACCACGGCGCTGGACGTGATCGTGCAGGCCCAGGTCCTCGGCGTGCTCAGCAGGCTGGTCGCCGAGCAGGGCATCGGCCTGGTGATGATCAGCCACGACCTGTCGGTGCTGGCCAGCACGTGCGACCGGCTCGTGGTGATGCGGCACGGCGGCATCGTCGAGGAGGGCCCGGCTCGGCAGGTGATCACCTCGCCGACCCACCCGCACACCCGGGCGCTGGCGGCGGCGTTCCCCGTCGTCGGCGACCCCGCGTTCCGGCAGGTCGAGCCGGACGAGGTGCGCGAGTCCACGCCGCTGCTGCGCGCCGAGGGGCTGACGGTGGACTACCACGGCCGTGGTGGCGTGGTGCACGCCGTCAAGGGCGTCGACCTGGAGATCGGGTCCGGCGAGATCGTGGCGCTGGTCGGCGAGTCCGGGTCCGGCAAGACCACGACGGCCCGCACCCTGCTGGGCCTGCGCACGCCCACCGCCGGGCGGGTGCTGTTCGAGGGGCAGGAACTGCCCAGGTCGGCAAAGGGGTTGCGGGAGTACCGGCGGCAGGTGCAGTTGGTGCTCCAGGACCCGACCAGCGCGCTGAACCCGCGGCACTCGGTGTACGAGTCGGTCGCCGAGGGGCTGCGCATCCACAAGGTGCCCGGCGACGAGGCCGAACTGGTAGCCGACGCGCTGGCCAAGGCCGAGCTGCGGCCGCCTGAGTCGTTCTTCCCGGTGCTGCCGCACGAGCTGTCGGGCGGCCAGCGCCAACGGGTGGTGATCGCGGGCGCGCTGGCGCTGGGGCCGCGGCTGCTGGTGGCCGACGAACCGGTGGCCTCGCTCGACGCGTCGGTACGCGGCGAGATCCTGGCCCTGCTGCTGCGGCTGCGCCGGGAGTTGGGGCTCGCGGCCCTGATCATCACCCACGACCTGGGGTTGGCGTGGAGCATCGCGGACCGGGTGGCGGTGATGCACGAGGGGGTGCTGGTGGAGCAGGGGAGCGTGGAGCAGGTGCTGCTGGACCCGCGGCACGACTACACGCGCAGGCTGCTCGCGGCAGTGCCCAGCACCACCCCGTGA
- a CDS encoding IucA/IucC family protein encodes MSRVPMRWSTASTALLAKLIGELAFESLLAPESDGDGYRLDLPAARYTFTAARGAFGGWTPDPGTLRRVPVGPHGYGADRPADDVQLFLVEVGPVLGVPPTTLANYLVEITATLAADVALAASARPVAELAKLDHGELEGHLTGHPRLVANKGRIGFSAADVAAYAPESRRPLRLPWLAVHRGLGEFRAIPSLSEHGLRDAELGAEAVAGFTAVLRGRDLDPDAFVWMPVHPWQLDNVVRAMWAPEVAADRIVVLGEAPDEYLPTQSIRTLSNVDRADRCQVKLPLRILNTTVWRGVLPEIALAAPVVTQWLKGVWAADERLTGWGTELLGEIASVAVEHPRMAAIDGSPYRLRETLACVWREPVEPRLAAGERVWPLAAVLHVDSSGHPLVAELVSRSGVGAGAWVSALLKALLRPLLHLLFHYGITVNPHGQNVMVVEGPDGLPARIAVKDLIDDVSLSLAPVPERGPEPDEHDPVLPRRTWPALRSYLVNAFLVGVGQPLDLLLPDARLWDRARGEVEAYRRRFPAHAARIDAADLLGASFPHYPLNGDRLLVTGYAEQADHRSVRPKGEIPNPLATATPIAPPDGW; translated from the coding sequence ATGAGCCGTGTGCCGATGCGGTGGAGCACCGCGTCCACCGCCCTGCTGGCCAAGCTGATCGGCGAGCTGGCGTTCGAGTCGCTGCTGGCTCCCGAGTCCGACGGGGACGGCTACCGGCTCGACCTGCCCGCCGCCCGGTACACCTTCACCGCCGCTCGCGGCGCGTTCGGCGGGTGGACGCCGGATCCGGGGACGTTGCGCCGGGTGCCGGTCGGCCCCCACGGGTACGGGGCCGACCGGCCCGCCGACGACGTGCAGCTGTTCCTGGTCGAGGTGGGCCCGGTGCTGGGGGTGCCGCCCACGACGCTGGCGAACTACCTGGTGGAGATCACCGCGACGCTGGCCGCCGACGTCGCCCTCGCGGCGTCGGCGCGGCCGGTCGCGGAGCTGGCGAAGCTCGACCACGGGGAGCTGGAGGGCCACCTGACCGGGCATCCGCGGCTGGTGGCGAACAAGGGGCGGATCGGGTTCTCCGCCGCCGACGTCGCCGCCTACGCCCCGGAGTCGCGGCGGCCGCTGCGCCTGCCTTGGCTGGCGGTGCACCGGGGGCTGGGGGAGTTCCGGGCGATCCCGTCGCTCTCGGAGCACGGGCTGCGCGATGCCGAGCTCGGGGCGGAGGCGGTCGCCGGGTTCACCGCCGTGCTGCGCGGCCGCGACCTGGACCCCGACGCCTTCGTGTGGATGCCCGTGCACCCGTGGCAGCTGGACAACGTGGTGCGCGCGATGTGGGCGCCCGAGGTGGCCGCCGACCGGATCGTGGTGCTGGGCGAGGCGCCGGACGAGTACCTGCCGACCCAGTCGATCCGCACCCTGTCCAACGTCGACCGCGCCGACCGCTGCCAGGTGAAGCTGCCGCTGCGCATCCTGAACACCACGGTGTGGCGCGGGGTGCTGCCGGAGATCGCGCTGGCCGCCCCGGTGGTCACCCAGTGGCTCAAGGGCGTGTGGGCGGCCGACGAGCGGCTGACCGGGTGGGGGACCGAGCTGCTGGGGGAGATCGCCTCGGTCGCGGTGGAGCACCCCAGGATGGCCGCGATCGACGGCTCCCCCTACCGGCTGCGCGAGACGCTGGCGTGCGTGTGGCGCGAGCCGGTCGAACCCCGGCTGGCTGCGGGGGAGAGGGTGTGGCCGCTGGCCGCGGTGCTGCACGTGGACTCCTCCGGCCACCCGCTGGTCGCCGAACTGGTGTCGCGCTCCGGGGTGGGCGCGGGCGCGTGGGTGTCGGCGCTGCTCAAGGCGCTGCTGCGGCCGTTGCTGCACCTGCTGTTCCACTACGGGATCACGGTCAACCCGCACGGCCAGAACGTCATGGTCGTCGAGGGCCCCGACGGGCTGCCCGCGCGGATCGCGGTGAAGGACCTGATCGACGACGTGAGCCTCTCGCTGGCACCGGTGCCCGAACGCGGCCCGGAACCCGACGAGCACGACCCGGTCCTGCCCCGCCGCACCTGGCCCGCGCTGCGCTCCTACCTGGTCAACGCCTTCCTCGTCGGCGTCGGCCAGCCGCTGGACCTGCTGCTGCCCGACGCGCGGCTGTGGGACCGGGCGCGCGGCGAGGTCGAGGCCTACCGCCGCCGGTTCCCCGCGCACGCCGCCCGGATCGACGCCGCCGACCTGCTCGGGGCGTCGTTCCCGCACTACCCGCTCAACGGCGACCGGCTGCTCGTGACCGGGTATGCCGAGCAGGCCGACCACCGGTCCGTGCGCCCGAAGGGCGAGATCCCCAACCCGCTGGCGACCGCGACCCCGATCGCCCCGCCCGACGGCTGGTGA
- a CDS encoding HAD family phosphatase: MGNEDERQIDAVVLDWGGVLTVSVPQFVEEWLRTENIDRERYGATIRGWMGRDAAPDNPVARLETGALSVEEFELLLAAELATVEGGEIAAAGLLRRMFGSAVPDPAMVRLVREVRAAGVRTVLLSNSWGEGYPEDLLVELFDTLVISGRIGLRKPDPAIFEHTLELVDLPADRCVFFDDMQVNVQGAKAVGLHAFLHTDADSTRAALAGLGVKP, translated from the coding sequence GTGGGCAACGAGGATGAACGGCAGATCGACGCGGTGGTGCTGGACTGGGGCGGGGTGCTCACGGTCTCCGTGCCGCAGTTCGTCGAGGAGTGGCTGCGGACCGAGAACATCGACCGCGAGCGGTACGGCGCGACCATCCGCGGCTGGATGGGGCGCGACGCCGCTCCGGACAACCCGGTCGCCCGGCTGGAGACCGGCGCGCTGTCAGTGGAGGAGTTCGAACTCCTGCTGGCCGCCGAGCTGGCGACGGTGGAGGGCGGCGAGATCGCCGCGGCCGGACTGCTGCGCCGCATGTTCGGCTCCGCGGTCCCCGACCCGGCGATGGTGCGGCTGGTGCGCGAGGTGCGCGCCGCCGGGGTCCGCACGGTGCTGCTGTCCAACAGCTGGGGCGAGGGCTACCCCGAGGACCTGCTGGTGGAGCTGTTCGACACGCTCGTGATCAGCGGCCGGATCGGACTGCGCAAACCCGACCCGGCGATCTTCGAGCACACCCTGGAGCTGGTCGACCTGCCCGCGGACCGGTGCGTGTTCTTCGACGACATGCAGGTCAACGTGCAAGGCGCGAAGGCCGTGGGCCTGCACGCGTTCCTGCACACCGACGCCGACAGCACGCGCGCCGCGCTGGCCGGACTGGGAGTGAAGCCATGA
- a CDS encoding phosphotransferase family protein → MTELPGLDLGRLAAHLGKGPLTGELIPGGRSNLTYRVTDGQDRWVLRRPPLGHVLATAHDMTREHRVIAALADTAVPVPRVELLCTDTEVLGAPFYLMEEVAGVALRDPDQCAWLTPAGATALAERLVDVLADLHAVDPESVGLGDFGRPEGFLKRQVARWGKQLDASRSRDLEGIDDLRDRLAERVPESTRATIIHGDYRLDNVLVTQDPLGISAVLDWEMATLGDPLADVGLLHVYWHGLGIAKDPITGTVPSLPGFPSADELVARYANRTGADVSGFGWYIAFGYFKLAVILEGIHYRYTTGKTVGAGFSQLGALTLPLVRQGLLAIKEY, encoded by the coding sequence ATGACCGAGTTGCCCGGACTGGACCTCGGCCGGCTCGCCGCCCACCTGGGCAAGGGCCCGCTGACCGGTGAGCTGATCCCCGGCGGCCGCTCCAACCTGACCTACCGGGTCACCGACGGGCAGGACCGGTGGGTGCTGCGCCGCCCGCCGCTGGGCCACGTGCTGGCCACCGCCCACGACATGACCCGCGAGCACCGGGTGATCGCCGCGCTGGCCGACACGGCCGTCCCGGTGCCGCGCGTCGAGCTGCTGTGCACCGACACCGAGGTGCTGGGCGCCCCGTTCTACCTGATGGAGGAGGTCGCCGGCGTCGCGCTGCGCGACCCCGACCAGTGCGCCTGGCTCACCCCCGCGGGCGCCACGGCGTTGGCCGAACGGCTGGTGGACGTGCTGGCCGACCTGCACGCGGTGGACCCCGAGTCGGTCGGCCTCGGCGACTTCGGCCGCCCGGAGGGCTTCCTCAAGCGGCAGGTGGCGCGGTGGGGCAAGCAGCTCGACGCCTCCCGCAGCCGCGACCTGGAGGGCATCGACGACCTGCGCGACCGGCTCGCGGAGCGGGTGCCGGAGTCCACGCGCGCCACGATCATCCACGGCGACTACCGCCTGGACAACGTCCTCGTCACCCAGGATCCGCTGGGGATCAGCGCGGTGCTCGACTGGGAGATGGCCACCCTGGGCGACCCGCTGGCCGACGTCGGCCTGCTGCACGTCTACTGGCACGGCCTCGGCATCGCCAAGGACCCCATCACCGGCACCGTCCCCTCGCTGCCCGGTTTCCCCAGCGCCGACGAGCTGGTGGCCCGCTACGCGAACCGCACCGGCGCCGACGTCTCCGGGTTCGGCTGGTACATCGCGTTCGGCTACTTCAAGCTCGCGGTGATCCTCGAGGGCATCCACTACCGCTACACCACCGGCAAGACCGTCGGCGCGGGCTTCTCGCAGCTCGGCGCACTCACCCTGCCGCTCGTGCGCCAGGGCCTCCTCGCGATAAAGGAGTACTGA